In one window of Mesorhizobium sp. B2-1-1 DNA:
- the arfB gene encoding alternative ribosome rescue aminoacyl-tRNA hydrolase ArfB: protein MTSDDTIIIADDAVIHPGDLHEDFIRSSGPGGQNVNKVATAVQLRFDARNAPGLSERVRERTIRLAGQRATKDGVIVIEAGRFRTQEQNRADARARLTALVAKAAEPPPPPRKKTRPSKGAVERRLKSKAGRGTIKKLRGRVEND from the coding sequence ATGACGAGCGACGACACAATCATCATTGCCGACGATGCCGTGATCCATCCGGGTGATCTCCACGAGGATTTCATCCGCTCCTCCGGCCCCGGCGGGCAGAACGTCAACAAGGTGGCGACGGCGGTGCAGCTGCGCTTCGATGCACGCAACGCACCCGGCCTGTCGGAGCGCGTGCGCGAACGCACGATCAGGCTTGCCGGCCAGCGCGCCACCAAGGACGGCGTCATCGTCATCGAAGCCGGACGCTTCCGCACGCAGGAGCAGAACCGGGCGGATGCACGGGCGCGGCTGACGGCGCTGGTCGCCAAGGCGGCCGAGCCGCCACCGCCGCCGCGCAAGAAGACGAGACCGTCGAAAGGCGCGGTCGAACGGCGGCTGAAGAGCAAGGCCGGACGCGGCACCATCAAGAAACTGCGCGGCCGGGTAGAGAACGATTAA
- the lysM gene encoding peptidoglycan-binding protein LysM produces MGMFDFVKSVGKKLGIGGDEEAAPSADTLKKELDSHKLGTDGVQVVVQGDTAVLKGVVKDQSVFEKAVIAVGNTLGVSKVQADELQVAPASGSAAAAAKEPTFYTVQKGDNLWKIAEKSYGKGKGAKNTVIFEANKPMLTHPDKIYPGQVLRIPDLT; encoded by the coding sequence ATGGGTATGTTCGATTTCGTCAAGAGCGTCGGCAAAAAGCTCGGCATAGGCGGTGACGAGGAAGCGGCACCCAGCGCCGATACGCTCAAGAAAGAACTCGATTCGCACAAGCTCGGTACCGACGGCGTGCAGGTCGTCGTCCAGGGCGACACGGCGGTGCTGAAGGGCGTGGTCAAGGACCAGTCGGTTTTCGAAAAGGCGGTCATCGCCGTCGGCAACACGCTAGGCGTCTCCAAGGTGCAGGCGGACGAGTTGCAGGTCGCGCCGGCCTCCGGTTCGGCGGCGGCCGCGGCCAAGGAGCCGACTTTCTACACCGTCCAGAAGGGCGACAATCTCTGGAAGATCGCCGAGAAAAGCTATGGCAAGGGCAAGGGCGCCAAGAACACGGTCATCTTCGAGGCCAACAAGCCGATGCTGACCCATCCCGACAAGATCTATCCGGGGCAGGTCCTGCGCATTCCAGACCTCACCTGA
- a CDS encoding alpha-ketoglutarate-dependent dioxygenase AlkB family protein, with amino-acid sequence MLVLPKGVRHMPAYLSRDVQEALVEDVRGIVQQAPLFVPAMPRTGKEMSVRMTNCGPLGWVTDKERGYRYQPTHPVTGTPWPPIPDVLMRLWREVSAYPHPPQACLVNFYAPDAKMGLHQDRDEEDFSAPVVSVSLGDDCLFRVGQTTREGATRSFRLKSGDVVVLGGEGRLCFHGVDRIYPSTSALLKNGGRINLTLRRVTRGQ; translated from the coding sequence ATGCTCGTTCTGCCCAAGGGCGTCCGCCACATGCCGGCCTATCTGTCCCGCGACGTGCAGGAGGCGCTGGTGGAGGATGTGAGAGGCATCGTCCAGCAGGCGCCGCTATTCGTGCCGGCCATGCCGCGCACCGGCAAGGAAATGAGCGTGCGCATGACCAATTGCGGCCCGCTCGGCTGGGTCACCGACAAGGAACGCGGCTATCGCTACCAGCCGACGCACCCCGTGACAGGGACGCCGTGGCCGCCGATCCCGGATGTGCTGATGCGGTTGTGGCGAGAGGTCTCGGCCTACCCGCATCCGCCGCAGGCATGCCTGGTCAATTTCTACGCGCCGGATGCGAAGATGGGTCTGCATCAGGACCGCGACGAGGAGGATTTCTCAGCACCCGTCGTCTCGGTCTCGCTGGGCGACGACTGCCTGTTCAGGGTCGGCCAGACGACGCGCGAGGGGGCGACCCGGTCGTTCCGGCTGAAGAGCGGCGACGTCGTCGTGCTCGGCGGCGAAGGACGCCTCTGCTTTCACGGCGTCGACCGCATCTACCCCTCGACCTCGGCGCTGCTGAAAAATGGCGGCAGGATCAATCTGACGCTGCGGCGGGTGACGAGGGGTCAGTGA
- the coaA gene encoding type I pantothenate kinase — translation MDQLAPTEKYSPFRFFSAEQWSQFRADTPLTLSEDEFRRLRSLNDPIDLEEVKRIYLSLSRLLSAHVEASQLLFRQRQAFFNASDVVKTPFIIGIAGSVAVGKSTTARVLKELLARWPSSPKVDLITTDGFLLPNEVLRRENLMERKGFPDSYDVGALLRFLSGIKSALPDIRAPVYSHLTYDVIPGEFVTIDRPDILIFEGINVLQPGKLPQDGKIVPFLSDFFDFAIYIDADEKLIHEWYISRFMRLRETAFRNPESFFHRYSQLSEDSARAIAEGLWTNINLKNLRENILPTRARADLILRKGADHLVEEVALRKL, via the coding sequence ATGGATCAGCTCGCACCGACCGAGAAATATTCCCCTTTTCGTTTCTTCTCGGCCGAGCAATGGTCGCAATTCCGCGCCGACACGCCGCTGACGCTGAGCGAGGATGAATTCCGCCGCCTGCGGTCGCTGAACGATCCAATCGATCTCGAAGAGGTCAAGCGCATCTATCTGTCGCTGTCGCGGCTTCTGTCGGCGCATGTCGAGGCCAGCCAACTGCTGTTCCGGCAGCGCCAGGCTTTCTTCAACGCCTCGGACGTGGTCAAGACGCCCTTCATCATCGGCATCGCCGGTTCGGTCGCGGTCGGCAAATCGACCACGGCGCGCGTGCTGAAGGAGCTGCTCGCGCGCTGGCCGTCCAGCCCCAAGGTCGATCTCATCACCACCGACGGTTTCCTGTTGCCCAACGAGGTGCTGCGCCGCGAAAACCTGATGGAGCGCAAGGGCTTTCCCGACAGCTACGACGTCGGCGCGCTGCTGCGCTTCCTCTCGGGCATCAAGTCGGCGCTGCCGGATATCCGCGCGCCGGTCTATTCGCACCTCACCTATGACGTCATCCCCGGCGAGTTCGTCACCATCGACCGGCCCGACATCCTGATCTTCGAGGGCATCAATGTGCTGCAGCCGGGCAAGCTGCCGCAGGACGGCAAGATCGTGCCTTTCCTGTCCGACTTCTTCGACTTCGCCATCTACATCGATGCCGACGAGAAGCTGATCCACGAATGGTACATTTCCCGCTTCATGCGGCTGCGCGAGACCGCTTTCCGCAATCCGGAATCGTTCTTCCATCGCTATTCGCAACTGTCGGAGGATTCGGCACGGGCGATTGCCGAAGGCCTGTGGACCAACATCAACCTGAAGAACCTGCGCGAAAACATCCTGCCGACACGCGCCCGCGCCGACTTGATCCTACGCAAAGGCGCCGACCACCTCGTCGAGGAAGTGGCGCTGCGCAAGCTTTAG
- a CDS encoding phosphoribosyl-ATP diphosphatase, protein MTEFSLSDLETIISERAHSGDPDSWTAKLYARGIEKAAQKLGEEAVETVIAAIKGDKQALVSESADLIYHWLVVLGISGVPLDDVLRELESRTGRSGIAEKASRSKR, encoded by the coding sequence ATGACTGAGTTTTCACTCTCCGACCTGGAGACAATCATCAGCGAACGCGCCCATTCCGGCGATCCGGACTCGTGGACCGCCAAGCTTTACGCGCGCGGCATCGAGAAGGCGGCGCAGAAGCTCGGCGAAGAGGCGGTCGAGACGGTGATTGCCGCCATCAAGGGCGACAAACAGGCGCTCGTTTCGGAAAGTGCCGATCTTATATATCATTGGCTCGTCGTTCTCGGCATTTCGGGTGTGCCGTTGGACGACGTGCTTAGGGAGCTCGAAAGCCGCACCGGGCGTTCGGGTATCGCCGAGAAGGCGTCACGGTCCAAGCGCTGA
- the hisF gene encoding imidazole glycerol phosphate synthase subunit HisF → MMLKARVIPCLDVKGGRVVKGVNFVDLVDAGDPVEAAKAYDAAGADELCFLDITASSDNRETIFDVVARTAEQCFMPLTVGGGVRQVADIRKLLLAGADKVSINTAAVKNPDFVAEAADKFGNQCIVVAIDAKKVSGAGEADRWEIFTHGGREKTGMDAVEFAHKMVDRGAGEILLTSMDRDGTKAGYDIALTRAVSDAVRAPVIASGGVGTLDHMVEGIRDGHAGAVLAASIFHFGTYTIAEAKAHMAQAGLPMRLDSSGDRP, encoded by the coding sequence CTGATGCTGAAAGCCCGCGTCATCCCCTGTCTCGACGTTAAGGGCGGCCGCGTCGTCAAGGGGGTCAACTTCGTCGATCTCGTCGATGCCGGCGACCCGGTCGAGGCCGCCAAGGCCTATGACGCGGCTGGCGCCGACGAGCTTTGCTTCCTCGACATCACCGCGTCATCGGACAATCGCGAGACCATCTTCGATGTCGTCGCCCGCACGGCCGAGCAATGCTTCATGCCGCTCACCGTCGGCGGCGGGGTGCGCCAGGTTGCCGATATCAGGAAATTGCTCCTGGCCGGCGCCGACAAGGTGTCGATCAACACGGCGGCGGTGAAGAACCCGGATTTCGTCGCCGAGGCCGCCGACAAGTTCGGCAACCAGTGTATCGTCGTCGCCATCGACGCCAAGAAAGTGTCGGGCGCCGGCGAGGCCGACCGCTGGGAGATCTTCACCCACGGCGGACGGGAAAAAACCGGCATGGATGCGGTCGAATTCGCCCACAAAATGGTCGATCGCGGTGCCGGCGAGATCCTGTTGACTTCAATGGATCGCGACGGCACCAAGGCCGGTTACGACATCGCGCTGACCCGCGCGGTATCGGACGCGGTGCGCGCCCCGGTGATCGCTTCGGGCGGTGTCGGCACGCTCGACCATATGGTCGAAGGCATTCGCGACGGTCATGCAGGTGCCGTGCTGGCGGCCTCCATCTTCCATTTCGGTACCTATACGATCGCCGAGGCCAAGGCCCATATGGCGCAAGCCGGCCTGCCGATGCGGCTGGACTCCTCGGGCGATCGGCCCTAG
- a CDS encoding arginase family protein produces MKVSIILASYDSGHYHGGMGQGPDALIAGGLVEALTMAGHDVAVEDIGKVGDAQEREIATGFAVCNAVSGEVRIARDRGRFPIVLAGNCLTSAGAVAGEGADAIIWADQHGDLNTPDTSIYGFLDGMALATVLGLCWRPMAAAIPGFQPIDPSRCVLVNARDLDPDEKQLLEALPVIRTECPGAAAATEKLNAAGAKRVHLHLDLDVHDPEALQANRYVAPGGPNPEQLRDATCAMALAVPIVGITVSAYDPAFDAQADVPPLVGQLLNDLIATIEGR; encoded by the coding sequence TTGAAAGTCTCGATCATCCTGGCCTCCTATGACAGCGGCCATTATCATGGCGGCATGGGGCAGGGGCCGGACGCGCTGATTGCGGGCGGACTGGTCGAAGCCTTGACCATGGCCGGCCACGATGTCGCGGTCGAGGACATCGGCAAGGTCGGCGATGCCCAGGAGCGTGAGATCGCCACCGGTTTCGCTGTCTGCAATGCCGTTTCGGGCGAGGTCCGCATTGCCCGCGACAGGGGACGCTTTCCCATCGTGCTGGCCGGAAACTGCCTGACATCAGCCGGCGCGGTCGCCGGCGAAGGCGCCGACGCGATCATCTGGGCCGACCAGCACGGCGACCTCAACACGCCCGACACATCCATATACGGGTTTCTCGACGGCATGGCGCTGGCCACCGTGCTTGGCCTGTGCTGGCGCCCGATGGCGGCGGCCATTCCCGGCTTCCAGCCGATCGATCCGTCGCGCTGCGTGCTCGTCAACGCTCGCGATCTCGACCCGGACGAGAAACAGCTTCTGGAGGCATTGCCGGTGATCCGCACGGAATGTCCGGGAGCGGCAGCGGCAACCGAAAAACTCAACGCCGCCGGCGCTAAACGCGTGCACTTGCATCTCGATCTCGACGTGCACGACCCTGAGGCGCTGCAGGCCAACCGCTATGTAGCGCCGGGCGGGCCGAACCCGGAACAATTGCGCGACGCGACCTGCGCTATGGCGCTTGCGGTGCCGATCGTCGGCATCACCGTTTCCGCCTATGATCCGGCTTTCGATGCGCAGGCCGATGTGCCGCCGCTGGTCGGGCAGCTGCTCAACGATCTCATAGCCACGATAGAAGGCCGCTGA
- the hisA gene encoding 1-(5-phosphoribosyl)-5-[(5-phosphoribosylamino)methylideneamino]imidazole-4-carboxamide isomerase — protein MILFPAIDLKDGQCVRLRHGDMATATIYNDDPAAQAKAFEEQGFEWLHVVDLNGAFQGQSVNSAAVGAILKATKNPVQLGGGIRTLEQIEDWLDRGLARVILGTVAVRDPDLVRQACKAFPGKVAVGIDAKGGKVAVEGWAEASSLGVVELARKFEGAGVAAIIYTDIDRDGVLTGINWDATISLADAVSIPVIASGGLASIADIVRMTMPDAQKLEGAISGRALYDGRIDPAEALAILKGAPPVEMRS, from the coding sequence ATGATCCTGTTTCCGGCAATCGACCTCAAGGACGGCCAGTGCGTGCGCCTCAGGCACGGCGACATGGCGACCGCGACCATCTACAACGACGACCCGGCCGCCCAGGCAAAGGCATTTGAAGAGCAGGGCTTCGAATGGCTGCATGTCGTCGACCTCAACGGCGCCTTCCAGGGTCAGAGCGTCAACAGCGCCGCGGTCGGCGCCATCCTGAAGGCGACCAAGAACCCGGTGCAGCTCGGCGGCGGCATCCGCACGCTCGAGCAGATCGAGGATTGGCTCGACCGCGGGCTTGCCCGTGTCATTCTCGGCACCGTGGCCGTGCGCGATCCGGACCTGGTCAGGCAGGCTTGCAAGGCCTTTCCGGGCAAGGTCGCCGTCGGCATCGACGCCAAGGGCGGCAAGGTGGCGGTCGAGGGCTGGGCCGAAGCGTCGAGCCTCGGCGTCGTTGAGCTAGCCAGGAAATTCGAAGGCGCCGGCGTCGCCGCCATCATCTACACCGACATCGACCGCGATGGCGTGCTGACCGGCATCAACTGGGATGCCACGATCAGCCTCGCCGACGCCGTGTCGATCCCCGTCATCGCCTCTGGCGGCCTCGCCTCGATCGCCGACATCGTGCGCATGACCATGCCCGACGCGCAAAAGCTCGAAGGGGCGATCTCCGGCCGTGCGCTTTACGACGGCCGTATCGACCCGGCCGAAGCATTGGCGATCCTGAAAGGCGCGCCCCCGGTGGAGATGCGATCTTGA
- a CDS encoding DUF1330 domain-containing protein codes for MSKKGYWMAMIDVRDPDLYKRYIEANAVAFAKYGAKFVVRAGRHESPEGPTGNRHVLVEFESYARAVECYHSPEYQQASKFRLAASTGHFVIVEGA; via the coding sequence ATGAGCAAGAAGGGCTATTGGATGGCGATGATCGATGTTCGCGATCCCGATCTGTACAAGCGGTATATCGAGGCGAATGCCGTTGCCTTCGCCAAATATGGCGCGAAATTCGTCGTGCGGGCGGGACGCCACGAGAGCCCGGAAGGGCCAACCGGCAACCGCCACGTCCTGGTCGAGTTCGAATCCTACGCCAGGGCGGTCGAATGCTATCATTCGCCGGAATATCAGCAGGCCTCTAAATTCCGGCTTGCCGCCTCGACCGGCCATTTTGTCATTGTCGAAGGCGCCTGA
- the hisH gene encoding imidazole glycerol phosphate synthase subunit HisH, whose protein sequence is MRVAIIDYGSGNLRSATKAFERAAREAGIAAGIDLTADAERVRTADRIVLPGVGAYADCAAGLRAVPGMWEAVEEVAIAKGRPFLGICVGMQLMSQRGLEKTITDGFGWISGDVKEIAPADPALKIPQIGWNTIELMRKHPLFSGVPTGPTGLHAYFVHSYHLDARKPDEVLAIADYGGPVTATVARDNLVGTQFHPEKSQALGLALITNFLRWRP, encoded by the coding sequence ATGCGCGTTGCGATCATCGATTACGGCTCGGGCAATTTGCGCTCGGCCACCAAGGCCTTCGAGCGCGCGGCGCGCGAGGCGGGCATCGCCGCCGGCATTGATCTGACGGCCGACGCCGAGCGGGTGCGCACGGCCGACCGCATCGTGCTGCCCGGGGTCGGCGCCTATGCCGATTGCGCCGCCGGACTGCGTGCCGTCCCCGGCATGTGGGAAGCTGTCGAGGAAGTCGCCATCGCCAAGGGGCGTCCATTCCTCGGCATCTGCGTCGGCATGCAGCTGATGTCCCAGCGGGGCCTCGAAAAGACGATCACCGATGGCTTTGGCTGGATATCAGGTGACGTGAAGGAGATCGCGCCGGCCGATCCGGCACTGAAGATCCCGCAGATCGGCTGGAACACGATCGAGCTGATGCGCAAGCATCCGCTGTTCTCCGGCGTTCCAACCGGGCCAACCGGCCTGCACGCCTATTTCGTCCATTCCTATCATCTCGATGCGCGCAAGCCCGACGAGGTGCTGGCGATCGCCGACTATGGCGGCCCGGTAACGGCGACCGTCGCCCGCGACAATCTCGTCGGCACGCAGTTCCACCCAGAGAAGAGCCAGGCGCTGGGCCTCGCCCTGATCACCAATTTCCTGCGCTGGAGGCCTTGA